In Phreatobacter stygius, a genomic segment contains:
- a CDS encoding L-threonylcarbamoyladenylate synthase — MIARPTRRLSPDATGLAEAGRLLRAGGLVAFPTETVYGLGADATDGRAVAGIYEAKGRPSFNPLIAHVAEIADALALGRFDQHAEDLARAFWPGPLTLVVPVAAGCPISDLARAGLDTVGLRVPDHPVAHALLQAAGRPIAGPSANLSGHVSPTDADHVLADLDGRIDAVVDAGPTEVGVESTIVACLDGVTVLLRPGGVSRAAIEAVIGRPLAVHRQEKTIAPGMLASHYAPKAGVRLDAQVVEPGEALLAFGARVPDGATVMLNLSPSGDLAEAAANLFGHLRQLDSAGAGRIAVMPIPHEGLGEAIRDRLVRAAAPR, encoded by the coding sequence ATGATCGCTCGCCCGACCCGCCGTCTCAGCCCCGATGCCACCGGCCTTGCCGAAGCTGGCCGGCTGTTGCGCGCCGGCGGCCTCGTCGCCTTCCCGACCGAGACGGTCTATGGCCTCGGTGCCGATGCAACCGACGGCCGCGCGGTCGCCGGCATCTACGAAGCCAAGGGCCGACCGAGCTTCAATCCGCTGATTGCGCATGTTGCCGAAATTGCCGATGCCCTGGCGCTCGGCCGTTTCGACCAGCACGCCGAAGACCTCGCCAGGGCATTCTGGCCGGGACCTTTGACACTGGTCGTGCCGGTCGCGGCCGGCTGTCCGATTTCCGACCTGGCGCGCGCCGGCCTCGATACGGTGGGGCTTCGGGTGCCCGACCATCCGGTGGCTCATGCGCTGCTCCAGGCCGCCGGCCGGCCGATTGCCGGTCCTTCGGCCAACCTGTCAGGCCATGTCAGCCCGACCGACGCCGATCATGTGCTGGCCGATCTCGACGGCCGGATCGATGCGGTGGTCGATGCCGGTCCGACCGAGGTGGGGGTGGAATCGACCATTGTCGCCTGTCTCGACGGTGTCACCGTCCTGCTCCGTCCGGGCGGTGTGTCGCGCGCTGCGATCGAGGCCGTCATCGGTCGGCCGCTGGCGGTCCACCGTCAAGAAAAGACCATCGCGCCGGGCATGCTCGCGTCGCATTACGCGCCGAAGGCCGGCGTCAGGCTCGACGCTCAGGTGGTCGAGCCGGGCGAAGCCTTGCTCGCCTTCGGCGCCCGGGTTCCCGATGGTGCGACCGTCATGCTGAACCTGTCGCCGTCAGGCGATCTCGCCGAGGCGGCCGCCAATCTCTTCGGTCATCTGCGCCAGCTCGACAGCGCCGGCGCCGGCCGCATCGCGGTCATGCCGATCCCGCACGAGGGCCTCGGCGAGGCCATTCGCGACCGGCTGGTTCGTGCCGCTGCGCCGCGCTGA
- a CDS encoding LysR substrate-binding domain-containing protein has translation MGSVLPLLALRAFAETGRHGSIKLAADAMGVTSGAVSQQIRQLEERVGVALFSRTRYGMLLTEAGAKIHPPLLRAFDQIALTLGALETIKARQTLTVTTAPSFAASWLVPRLGRFSDEHPEFEVRVEATNQLVNLRDGRVDVAIRHGLGHYPGLNAIPLMAPELVPVGSARLLAGGPPIHDPVDCLAYPLLQDRDRADWPLWLKALGVEGDPRAERGPSFDDDFLLIRAAEAGQGLALVRDIYAHDEIAAGRLVLALDRSWPTQFAYYIVSLPEVANRPVVAAFSNWLLREAQKPDGSGGI, from the coding sequence ATGGGCTCCGTCCTGCCATTGCTGGCGCTCCGCGCCTTTGCCGAAACCGGCCGGCACGGCAGCATCAAGCTCGCCGCCGACGCGATGGGCGTCACATCGGGCGCGGTCAGCCAGCAGATCCGCCAGTTGGAGGAACGCGTCGGCGTCGCGCTGTTCAGCCGGACGCGTTACGGCATGCTGCTCACCGAGGCCGGAGCCAAGATCCACCCGCCATTGCTGAGGGCCTTCGATCAGATCGCCCTGACGCTTGGCGCGCTCGAGACCATCAAGGCTCGCCAGACGCTGACCGTCACCACGGCTCCGTCCTTTGCCGCGTCTTGGCTGGTGCCGCGGCTCGGCCGGTTCAGCGACGAGCACCCGGAATTCGAAGTTCGTGTCGAGGCGACCAACCAACTGGTCAACCTCCGCGACGGCCGGGTCGATGTCGCGATCCGGCACGGACTCGGCCATTATCCCGGCCTCAACGCGATACCGCTGATGGCGCCTGAGCTGGTCCCGGTCGGCAGTGCGCGCCTGCTCGCCGGCGGGCCGCCGATCCATGACCCGGTGGATTGCCTGGCCTATCCGCTATTGCAGGACCGCGATCGCGCCGACTGGCCGCTGTGGCTGAAAGCGCTCGGTGTCGAAGGCGATCCGAGGGCCGAGCGCGGCCCGAGCTTCGACGATGATTTCCTGCTGATCCGCGCCGCCGAGGCCGGACAGGGCCTGGCGCTGGTCCGCGACATCTATGCCCATGACGAAATCGCCGCGGGCCGTCTCGTCCTGGCGCTCGACCGGTCCTGGCCGACCCAGTTCGCCTATTACATCGTCAGCTTGCCCGAGGTCGCCAATCGGCCTGTGGTCGCGGCCTTCAGCAACTGGCTGTTGCGCGAGGCACAAAAGCCGGACGGGTCGGGCGGCATTTAG
- a CDS encoding MFS transporter — protein MQPSPNSSSRPIPRGESTVAGPWLLVVVGFAALAVSFSVRAVLGLAMPVIETELGWSRSLLSGVGALALLVMACAAPFAGRIIDQSGPRLLVSGGLVAIAIGAGLVSLTSSLAIFAIGFGLFAAAGFTAVGTNIVAAAIAKSFEAGRGLATGIGTSGATAGQLLVVPAVAILMQTASWRYGFGALAVLALVLAACALILLPRPRPSSAPGAPSQPDGSLLDGIAALLRVPAFHVLFWSFLICGFTTTGVIETHLLPYAAFCGFPPLPSATAYGVLSAVNLGGMVLAGFLSDRLHRPTLLAAIYLARAASFILLAYVAPDIRLLYVFAVLFGLVDYSTIPVTVGLAASHFGVRRLGLAMGLISSGHALGGALAGGLLFDAGGSYGWLWIGAFSLSMLAGLLVFTLSDQPSEPVEPGEPALATRTSEAMS, from the coding sequence ATGCAGCCAAGTCCAAACTCAAGCTCTCGCCCGATCCCTCGGGGTGAATCGACGGTCGCGGGTCCCTGGCTTCTGGTGGTTGTCGGTTTCGCCGCCCTGGCCGTTTCGTTTTCCGTGCGGGCGGTGCTCGGGCTGGCGATGCCGGTGATCGAAACCGAGCTCGGCTGGTCGCGCTCGCTGCTGTCGGGTGTTGGCGCACTGGCCTTGCTGGTCATGGCCTGCGCGGCGCCTTTTGCCGGCAGGATCATCGACCAGAGCGGCCCGCGCCTGCTCGTGTCGGGCGGGCTTGTCGCCATTGCCATTGGCGCCGGCCTGGTCTCGCTGACGTCATCGCTTGCGATCTTCGCGATCGGCTTCGGCCTGTTTGCCGCGGCCGGCTTCACCGCGGTCGGCACCAATATCGTCGCGGCAGCCATCGCCAAGAGCTTCGAGGCCGGCCGTGGGCTGGCGACCGGCATCGGCACGTCGGGCGCGACAGCCGGGCAGTTGCTCGTCGTGCCGGCGGTTGCGATCCTGATGCAGACGGCAAGCTGGCGCTACGGCTTCGGCGCACTCGCCGTCCTCGCGCTGGTTCTGGCGGCCTGTGCCCTCATCCTGTTGCCGAGACCGCGCCCGTCGTCCGCGCCCGGCGCGCCTTCGCAGCCGGACGGCTCCCTGCTCGACGGTATTGCCGCGCTCTTGCGGGTGCCAGCCTTCCACGTGCTGTTCTGGAGCTTTCTGATCTGCGGCTTCACCACCACGGGGGTGATCGAGACGCATCTCTTGCCCTATGCCGCGTTCTGCGGCTTTCCGCCGCTGCCGAGCGCCACCGCCTATGGCGTGCTCTCCGCGGTCAACCTGGGCGGCATGGTGCTCGCCGGCTTCCTGTCCGATCGCCTGCACCGGCCGACGCTGCTTGCCGCGATCTATCTGGCGCGCGCCGCGAGCTTCATCCTGCTCGCCTATGTCGCCCCGGACATCCGGCTGCTCTATGTCTTTGCCGTGCTGTTCGGCCTGGTCGATTATTCGACCATACCGGTCACGGTCGGCCTGGCGGCGAGCCATTTCGGCGTCAGGCGGCTCGGTCTCGCCATGGGCCTCATTTCGAGTGGCCATGCGCTTGGCGGCGCGCTGGCCGGCGGGCTGTTGTTCGACGCCGGCGGATCTTATGGCTGGCTCTGGATCGGTGCCTTCAGCCTGTCGATGCTGGCCGGACTGCTCGTCTTCACGCTGAGCGACCAGCCCTCCGAACCGGTCGAACCCGGCGAACCGGCGCTCGCCACGCGCACCAGCGAGGCGATGTCATGA
- a CDS encoding glutathione S-transferase family protein: MIQLYTDTSPNGFKATIALEELGLAYTIHHVRIDAGDHRQPAFLALNPHGRIPVITDPDTGITLFESAAILLYLADKTGRLLPAGKKVRWEAIQWLQFHAASVGPILGQRVHFELFEKTPMPIAIARYRRLTAEAFATLDARLSDRRYLAGDDYSIADIATFGWTHIADICGFRFDEYGNLARWHADIAGRPAVQRGIALPAPATGP, from the coding sequence ATGATCCAGCTCTATACCGACACTTCGCCCAACGGTTTCAAGGCAACCATCGCGCTCGAGGAACTGGGCCTAGCTTACACGATTCATCACGTCAGGATCGACGCGGGCGACCATCGCCAGCCCGCTTTCCTGGCGCTCAACCCCCATGGCCGCATCCCCGTCATCACCGACCCGGACACCGGCATCACGCTGTTTGAATCCGCGGCGATCCTGCTCTACCTCGCCGACAAGACCGGGCGGCTGCTGCCAGCCGGGAAGAAGGTCCGCTGGGAGGCGATCCAATGGCTGCAGTTCCATGCCGCAAGCGTCGGGCCGATCCTTGGCCAGCGTGTGCATTTCGAGCTGTTCGAGAAGACGCCGATGCCCATAGCGATCGCGCGCTACCGCCGGCTGACCGCTGAAGCCTTCGCAACGCTCGACGCGCGGCTCTCGGACCGGCGCTATCTCGCCGGCGACGACTATTCGATCGCCGATATCGCCACCTTCGGCTGGACCCATATCGCCGACATCTGCGGCTTCCGCTTCGACGAATATGGAAACCTCGCCCGTTGGCATGCCGACATCGCCGGACGCCCCGCCGTGCAGCGCGGCATCGCGCTTCCCGCCCCGGCGACCGGGCCTTAA
- a CDS encoding class I SAM-dependent RNA methyltransferase: MTERLTISHVGHRGDGVAGHRFVPFTLAGEVVEVEGRDERALPSAILVPSAERIQPECRYFGSCGGCALQHWAPASYLAWKRDLVAAALRPHGLQADIAETIDAHGAGRRRVTFHARRGQGTNLVVGFAAARSHALIAIDACPILDPKLDRALAAARAVARVLESATKPLDIQITATDSGLDMELRGAGKLSERQRLELLAAGNAQGLARLTNHGDLVMQREPPSIQIDAIRVQLPPGVFLQATTKGEEVLSRLVLDGVGKAKKAADLFCGVGPFALRLATQTRVHAVDADGQAIAALAAAVRGASGLKPIVAETRDLFRRPMMAADLKGLDAVVFDPPRAGAETQAKILAKADIGRIVAVSCNPATFARDAATLIAGGWKLETVTPVDQFRWSAHVELVATFSR; the protein is encoded by the coding sequence ATGACCGAGCGGCTGACCATTTCGCATGTCGGCCACCGTGGCGATGGCGTTGCCGGCCACCGGTTCGTGCCGTTCACGCTGGCCGGCGAAGTGGTGGAAGTCGAAGGTCGTGATGAACGCGCCCTGCCCTCGGCCATCCTGGTGCCGAGCGCCGAGCGGATCCAGCCGGAATGCCGCTATTTCGGCAGCTGCGGCGGCTGCGCGCTGCAACATTGGGCGCCTGCCTCCTATCTCGCCTGGAAGCGCGACCTGGTGGCGGCGGCGCTGCGCCCGCACGGGCTGCAGGCCGATATCGCCGAGACCATCGACGCCCATGGCGCGGGCCGCCGACGGGTGACCTTTCACGCCCGGCGCGGCCAGGGAACGAACCTCGTCGTCGGCTTTGCCGCGGCGCGCAGCCACGCGCTCATCGCGATCGACGCCTGCCCGATCCTCGACCCGAAGCTCGACCGCGCTCTCGCCGCCGCCCGCGCCGTGGCCCGGGTGCTCGAATCCGCCACCAAACCGCTCGACATCCAGATCACCGCCACCGACAGTGGCCTCGACATGGAACTGCGCGGCGCCGGCAAGCTCAGCGAGCGCCAGCGCCTCGAACTCCTGGCCGCCGGCAATGCCCAGGGCCTGGCACGCCTGACCAATCACGGCGACCTGGTGATGCAGCGCGAGCCACCGTCGATCCAGATCGACGCGATCCGGGTGCAATTGCCGCCAGGCGTCTTCCTCCAGGCGACCACCAAGGGCGAAGAGGTGCTGTCGCGCCTGGTGCTCGACGGCGTCGGCAAGGCCAAGAAGGCCGCCGACCTGTTCTGCGGTGTCGGCCCCTTCGCACTCCGGCTGGCGACCCAGACCCGCGTCCATGCCGTCGACGCCGACGGGCAAGCGATCGCGGCGCTCGCCGCGGCGGTGCGCGGCGCTTCAGGCCTGAAACCGATCGTCGCCGAGACACGTGACCTGTTCCGCCGGCCGATGATGGCCGCCGACCTGAAGGGCCTGGACGCGGTGGTGTTCGATCCGCCGCGCGCCGGCGCCGAGACCCAGGCGAAGATCCTGGCCAAGGCCGATATCGGCCGCATCGTCGCGGTCTCCTGCAATCCCGCCACTTTCGCGCGCGATGCGGCGACCCTGATCGCCGGCGGCTGGAAACTCGAGACCGTCACGCCGGTCGACCAGTTCCGCTGGTCGGCCCATGTCGAGCTGGTCGCGACCTTTTCGCGTTAA
- a CDS encoding TlyA family RNA methyltransferase has translation MHQGAKRRADILLVERGLFESRAKAQAAIAAGLVSADGRPVKKASDEIGLTAALSATAEHPWVSRGGVKLAHGLDVFGISPEGRVCLDIGASTGGFTQVLLERGAAQVTAVDTGRDQLHKSLRGRPDVTALEATDIRNLEPLDPMPDLGVVDVSFISLTLVLPAITALLAPSADLVALIKPQFEVGRGLVGKNGLVRDAAARDGAVEKIKTATAALGWTVTRVIDSPIAGGEGNREFLMHALRGSRP, from the coding sequence GTGCACCAGGGTGCCAAACGCCGCGCCGATATCCTGCTGGTCGAGCGTGGCCTGTTCGAGAGCCGTGCCAAGGCGCAAGCCGCGATCGCCGCGGGCCTCGTCAGCGCCGACGGCCGGCCGGTCAAGAAGGCGTCCGACGAGATCGGCCTCACCGCCGCGCTGTCGGCCACCGCCGAGCACCCCTGGGTGTCGCGCGGCGGCGTCAAGCTTGCCCATGGGCTCGACGTTTTCGGCATCAGCCCGGAAGGCCGGGTCTGCCTCGACATCGGCGCCTCCACCGGCGGCTTCACCCAGGTGTTGCTGGAGCGTGGCGCAGCCCAAGTCACCGCGGTCGATACCGGGCGCGACCAGTTGCACAAGAGCCTGCGCGGCCGGCCTGATGTGACGGCGCTGGAGGCGACTGATATCCGCAATCTGGAGCCGCTCGATCCGATGCCGGATCTCGGCGTGGTCGATGTCAGTTTCATTTCGCTGACCCTGGTCCTGCCCGCCATCACGGCCCTGCTGGCGCCGTCAGCCGACCTGGTCGCGCTGATCAAGCCGCAATTCGAGGTTGGCCGTGGGCTGGTCGGCAAGAACGGCCTGGTGCGTGATGCCGCCGCGCGCGACGGTGCCGTCGAGAAGATCAAGACCGCCACCGCGGCGCTGGGCTGGACGGTCACAAGGGTGATCGACAGCCCGATCGCCGGCGGCGAAGGCAACCGGGAATTCCTCATGCATGCGTTGCGGGGCTCAAGGCCATGA
- the dxs gene encoding 1-deoxy-D-xylulose-5-phosphate synthase: MTDRPATPLLDTIRIPEDLRKIPEYQVKQVADELRAETIAAVSVTGGHLGAGLGVVELTTALHYVFDTPRDRVIWDVGHQAYPHKILTGRRDRIRTLRQANGLSGFTKRAESEFDPFGAAHSSTSISAGLGMAVARDLKGAKNHVIAVIGDGAMSAGMAYEAMNNAGARGERLIVILNDNDMSIAPPVGAMSAYLARLASGKTYLKLRDIGKQLSKRLGATLDRTVTRAVEHARGFVTGGTLFEELGFYYVGPIDGHNLDHLLPVLKNVRDADFGPILVHVVTQKGKGYAPAEETADKLHAVAKFDVITGTQVKAKANAPSYTKVFGESLIKEAAKDDKIIAITAAMPTGTGLDLFEKAFPARTFDVGIAEQHAVTFAAGLASEGFKPFCAIYSTFLQRAYDQVVHDVAIQGLPVRFPIDRAGLVGADGPTHAGAFDVAYLGCLPGFVVMAASDEAELVHMVATAAAYDEGPIAFRYPRGEGVGVDMPAHGVPLEIGKGRIVKEGTRVALLSFGTRLAECLRAAEELGALGLSTTVADARFAKPLDVDLVTRLARDHEVLVTVEEGSIGGFGSYVLHALADAGLLDGGCKVRPMVLPDVYLDHDKPEAMYARAGLDARGIVTKVFEALGRDALDVQAVPGALSA, encoded by the coding sequence GTGACAGATCGCCCAGCAACGCCTCTCCTCGACACCATCCGGATCCCCGAAGATCTGCGCAAGATCCCCGAATATCAGGTGAAGCAGGTCGCCGACGAATTGCGGGCGGAGACCATCGCGGCGGTTTCGGTCACCGGCGGCCATCTCGGCGCCGGTCTCGGCGTGGTCGAGCTGACCACTGCGTTGCATTATGTTTTCGACACCCCGCGTGACCGGGTGATCTGGGATGTCGGCCACCAGGCCTACCCGCACAAGATTCTGACCGGCCGGCGCGACCGTATCCGCACGCTGCGCCAGGCCAATGGCCTGTCGGGTTTCACCAAGCGGGCCGAAAGCGAATTCGACCCGTTCGGCGCCGCCCATTCGTCGACCTCGATCTCGGCCGGCCTCGGCATGGCGGTGGCGCGCGACCTGAAGGGCGCCAAGAACCACGTCATCGCGGTCATCGGCGACGGCGCCATGTCGGCCGGCATGGCCTATGAAGCGATGAACAATGCCGGCGCCCGCGGCGAGCGGCTGATCGTCATCCTGAACGACAACGACATGTCGATCGCCCCGCCGGTTGGCGCCATGTCGGCCTATCTGGCAAGGCTCGCCTCGGGCAAGACCTATCTGAAGCTGCGCGATATCGGCAAGCAACTGTCGAAGCGGCTCGGGGCCACCCTCGACCGCACGGTCACCCGCGCCGTCGAGCATGCCCGCGGCTTCGTCACCGGCGGCACTCTGTTCGAAGAGCTCGGCTTCTATTACGTCGGACCGATCGACGGGCACAATCTCGACCACCTGCTGCCGGTGCTCAAGAATGTCCGCGACGCCGATTTCGGCCCGATCCTGGTTCATGTCGTGACCCAGAAGGGCAAGGGTTATGCGCCGGCGGAAGAGACCGCCGACAAGCTTCACGCGGTGGCCAAGTTCGACGTGATCACCGGCACCCAGGTGAAGGCCAAGGCCAATGCGCCGTCCTACACGAAGGTGTTCGGCGAAAGCCTGATCAAGGAAGCCGCGAAGGACGACAAGATCATCGCGATCACCGCGGCCATGCCGACCGGCACCGGCCTCGACCTGTTCGAAAAGGCGTTTCCCGCCCGCACCTTCGACGTCGGCATCGCCGAACAGCATGCCGTGACTTTCGCCGCCGGACTTGCCAGCGAAGGCTTCAAGCCGTTCTGCGCGATCTATTCCACCTTCCTGCAGCGCGCCTATGACCAGGTCGTCCACGACGTGGCGATCCAGGGCTTGCCGGTGCGCTTCCCGATCGACCGCGCCGGCCTGGTCGGCGCCGACGGGCCGACCCATGCCGGCGCTTTCGACGTCGCCTATCTCGGCTGCCTGCCCGGCTTCGTGGTGATGGCGGCCAGCGACGAAGCCGAGCTGGTCCATATGGTGGCGACCGCGGCGGCTTATGACGAAGGCCCGATCGCGTTCCGCTATCCGCGCGGCGAGGGCGTGGGCGTCGACATGCCGGCGCACGGCGTGCCGCTCGAGATCGGCAAGGGCCGCATCGTCAAGGAGGGCACGCGGGTGGCGCTGCTGTCGTTCGGCACCCGGCTTGCCGAATGCCTGAGGGCAGCCGAAGAGCTCGGCGCGCTGGGTCTGTCCACGACGGTTGCCGATGCCCGCTTCGCCAAGCCGCTCGATGTCGACCTGGTGACCCGGCTCGCCCGCGATCACGAGGTGCTTGTCACCGTCGAGGAAGGTTCGATCGGCGGTTTCGGCTCCTATGTGCTGCATGCGCTGGCCGATGCCGGCCTGCTCGACGGCGGCTGCAAGGTGCGCCCGATGGTGCTGCCTGACGTCTATCTCGACCACGACAAGCCGGAAGCCATGTATGCCCGCGCCGGCCTCGACGCCCGCGGCATCGTGACCAAGGTGTTCGAGGCGCTCGGCCGCGACGCGCTTGATGTCCAGGCGGTGCCGGGCGCACTCAGCGCGTGA
- a CDS encoding pirin family protein translates to MSFSPTPDPVLGDKLACDAIEMVIVPRTHDLGGFTVRRALPFAKRRMVGPFIFFDHMGPAVFRDGNGIDVRPHPHIGLATVTYLFAGQIQHRDSLGTYVPINPGEVNLMTAGRGIVHSERTDPALKAKGHELHGIQSWLALPRDQEEGAPGFDHVDRAALPVIEAEGKSIRVVLGSLYGKTAPVPTTWDTVYADIVLEPGAKLPIDPEIEERAIYVVSGEIDVQGDIFGEGKMLVLRPADRITLTAVSAARLILCGGAVMDGPRFIWWNFVSSSKERIEQAKDNWRQRRFDVVPGDEQDYIPLPD, encoded by the coding sequence ATGTCGTTTTCTCCCACGCCCGACCCGGTGCTCGGCGACAAGCTCGCCTGCGACGCCATCGAAATGGTGATCGTGCCGCGCACCCACGATCTCGGCGGCTTCACCGTGCGGCGCGCGCTGCCCTTCGCCAAGCGCCGCATGGTCGGGCCGTTCATCTTCTTCGACCATATGGGGCCGGCGGTGTTCCGCGACGGCAACGGCATCGATGTCCGGCCGCACCCCCATATCGGACTTGCCACCGTCACCTATCTGTTCGCCGGCCAGATCCAGCATCGGGACAGTCTCGGCACCTATGTGCCGATCAATCCGGGCGAGGTGAACCTGATGACCGCCGGGCGCGGCATCGTGCATTCCGAACGCACCGATCCGGCGCTGAAAGCCAAGGGCCACGAGCTGCATGGCATCCAGAGCTGGCTCGCCCTGCCGCGCGATCAGGAAGAAGGCGCACCCGGTTTCGACCATGTCGACCGCGCGGCACTGCCGGTGATCGAAGCCGAAGGCAAGTCGATCCGCGTCGTGCTCGGCTCGCTCTATGGCAAGACCGCACCGGTGCCGACCACCTGGGACACGGTTTATGCCGACATCGTGCTGGAACCGGGCGCCAAGCTGCCGATCGATCCGGAGATCGAGGAACGCGCGATCTATGTCGTCTCCGGCGAGATCGACGTGCAGGGCGATATTTTCGGCGAGGGCAAGATGCTGGTGCTGCGCCCGGCCGACCGCATCACGCTGACCGCGGTCTCGGCCGCGCGGCTGATCCTGTGCGGCGGCGCGGTCATGGATGGCCCCCGCTTCATCTGGTGGAACTTCGTCTCATCCTCGAAGGAACGTATTGAGCAGGCCAAGGACAATTGGCGCCAGCGGCGTTTCGACGTCGTGCCGGGCGACGAGCAGGACTACATTCCGCTGCCGGACTAG
- a CDS encoding SDR family oxidoreductase has translation MDFGLSNKKALVLASSRGLGLGIAEALAAEGVTVMLVGRTADRIKANAEQITARGKGKAYGIAADLGAPGAVAEIVAIAEKTLGQIDILVNNTGGPPAKPATEVADDEWLKYFKTMVEPVFAMTAALLPGMRQRKWGRVLTVASSGVEQPIPNLALSNALRASIVGWSKTLSAEVAKDGVTVNMILPGRIATDRIKELDAANSQRSGKSLADIEAASIATIPAGRLGSAEEFGSTAAFLCSEQAGYITGSKIRVDGGATRNV, from the coding sequence ATGGATTTCGGCCTTTCGAACAAGAAAGCCCTGGTGCTGGCGTCGAGCCGGGGCCTGGGCCTGGGCATCGCCGAGGCGCTTGCCGCCGAAGGCGTGACCGTCATGCTGGTCGGCCGCACCGCCGACCGCATCAAGGCCAATGCCGAGCAGATCACCGCGCGCGGCAAGGGCAAGGCCTATGGCATTGCCGCCGATCTCGGTGCGCCCGGCGCGGTGGCGGAGATCGTGGCGATCGCCGAGAAGACCCTCGGCCAGATCGACATTCTGGTGAACAATACCGGCGGCCCGCCGGCCAAGCCGGCGACCGAGGTCGCCGATGATGAATGGCTCAAATATTTCAAGACCATGGTGGAACCGGTCTTCGCCATGACCGCGGCGCTTCTGCCCGGCATGCGCCAGCGCAAATGGGGCCGCGTCCTGACCGTCGCCTCGTCAGGCGTCGAGCAGCCGATCCCCAATCTCGCCCTGTCCAATGCCTTGCGCGCGTCGATCGTCGGCTGGTCGAAGACCCTGTCGGCCGAAGTCGCCAAGGACGGCGTGACGGTCAACATGATCCTGCCAGGCCGCATCGCCACCGACCGCATCAAGGAGCTCGATGCGGCGAATTCCCAACGCTCGGGCAAGTCGCTGGCCGATATCGAGGCGGCCTCGATCGCCACCATTCCCGCCGGCCGGCTCGGCTCGGCCGAGGAGTTCGGCTCGACCGCGGCCTTCCTCTGCTCGGAGCAGGCGGGCTACATCACGGGGTCGAAGATCCGCGTCGACGGCGGAGCCACCCGCAACGTCTGA
- a CDS encoding LysE family translocator, with protein MSLELYLAYLLACLVIVLVPGPTVTLIIANGLKHGTRAGLANVAGTQLGLAIMIAVAGIGLNSVIAAMGHWFEWVRLAGAAYLIWLGWKMIRSARTDGATGAAPAAPRGGFFLQGLLVALSNPKTLVFFGAFFPQFIDPARPHGLQIAIMGLTAMACAAVSDSAYAIICGRTSRSLSQASIRLMSRISGGFLIGGGVWLAVSRTR; from the coding sequence ATGTCGCTCGAACTCTACCTCGCCTATCTGCTCGCCTGCCTGGTGATCGTGCTGGTGCCCGGACCGACGGTCACGCTGATCATCGCCAACGGCCTGAAGCACGGCACCCGCGCGGGGCTCGCCAATGTCGCCGGCACCCAGCTCGGCCTCGCCATCATGATCGCGGTCGCCGGCATCGGCCTGAATTCGGTCATCGCCGCCATGGGTCACTGGTTCGAATGGGTCCGGCTCGCCGGCGCCGCCTATCTCATCTGGCTCGGCTGGAAGATGATCCGCAGCGCCAGGACCGACGGCGCGACGGGTGCCGCGCCGGCGGCGCCGCGCGGCGGCTTCTTCCTGCAGGGCCTGCTGGTCGCCCTCTCCAATCCGAAGACCCTGGTGTTCTTCGGCGCCTTCTTTCCGCAATTCATCGATCCGGCGCGGCCGCACGGCCTGCAGATCGCGATCATGGGCCTCACCGCCATGGCCTGTGCGGCGGTGTCCGACAGCGCCTATGCGATCATCTGCGGACGGACCAGCCGCAGCCTGTCGCAGGCGAGCATCCGGCTCATGTCGCGGATCAGCGGCGGCTTCCTGATCGGCGGCGGCGTCTGGCTCGCGGTGTCGCGGACGCGCTGA